A region of Granulicella aggregans DNA encodes the following proteins:
- a CDS encoding type II toxin-antitoxin system HicA family toxin: protein MKRRDLEKIVLKDGWRYSYSKGGHDHYAHPTKSGKVTFCGHPSDEVAPKTLISILKQAGLR, encoded by the coding sequence GTGAAGCGGCGTGATCTAGAGAAGATTGTTTTGAAAGACGGATGGCGGTACAGCTACTCCAAAGGCGGCCATGACCATTATGCCCATCCAACGAAATCCGGTAAGGTGACCTTCTGCGGGCACCCGTCAGATGAAGTTGCACCGAAGACGCTAATCAGTATCCTGAAACAGGCAGGTTTGCGATGA
- the nuoL gene encoding NADH-quinone oxidoreductase subunit L: protein MPSSYLWLIPLLPFAGFLINGTIGRKLPRAAVTGVALLFTLVPALLVAWIWSGVLAGAAPISIVSAPWISISGFTVNFAFTVDHLTAIMLAIVTGVGFLIHLYSAGYMAHEDGFWRFFAYLNLFMFFMLVLVLSSSFLLLFVGWEGVGLASYLLIGFYFKKDSAANAGKKAFVVNRIGDFGFLLAMFLIIAHFGSLDFATVFSKASLITTPGGFITAICLLLVVGAAGKSAQIPLYVWLPDAMEGPTPVSALIHAATMVTAGIYMVARCHVLFNLSPVALTVVACIGAATAIFAALIGLVQTDIKRVLAYSTVSQLGYMFLACGVGAYSAAIFHLMTHAFFKALLFLAAGSVIHALNGEQDMNKMGALRKRIPVTFYTMTAGVIAIAGIWPFAGFYSKDEILYQAFTSTNPVGKLVWAVGLVTAGLTSFYMFRLWFKTFWGESHVEEHGSLEHHGAAVHAHSDTKLVIEASHDDHSHSHGVHESPWIMLFPLVILAILSFIGGWVGNPEAFGGHDEIGHFLAPVLTSGIAESVEGSHSTEWILAGISLATAFLGFLVAYFLYIVKPGTSTKLATSFKPVYTLLENKFYVDEIYALVIVTPLMVFSRLFLAGLVDGGVASGVPSATAAGVRGLGSLTRKIQSGNIRSYAGWLALGAAAVLVFMIFIHVR from the coding sequence ATGCCCTCTTCGTATCTCTGGTTGATTCCGCTGCTTCCCTTCGCCGGGTTCCTCATCAACGGGACCATTGGCCGCAAGCTGCCTCGCGCTGCCGTCACCGGAGTCGCCCTGCTCTTTACGCTCGTTCCCGCGCTGCTGGTTGCGTGGATCTGGAGCGGCGTTCTCGCCGGTGCAGCGCCGATCTCGATCGTCAGTGCTCCCTGGATCAGCATCTCCGGCTTCACCGTCAACTTCGCCTTCACGGTCGATCACCTCACCGCGATCATGCTGGCCATCGTCACCGGCGTTGGCTTCCTCATCCATCTCTACTCCGCCGGATACATGGCGCATGAGGACGGCTTCTGGCGCTTCTTCGCCTATCTGAACCTCTTCATGTTCTTCATGCTGGTGCTGGTGCTGTCGTCGAGCTTTCTTCTGCTCTTTGTCGGCTGGGAGGGCGTCGGTCTCGCCTCCTACCTGCTGATCGGCTTCTACTTCAAAAAGGACTCCGCCGCCAATGCTGGCAAGAAAGCCTTCGTCGTCAATCGAATTGGCGACTTCGGCTTCCTGCTTGCGATGTTCCTGATCATCGCCCACTTTGGCTCGCTCGATTTTGCGACCGTATTCAGCAAGGCATCCCTGATAACGACGCCAGGCGGATTCATCACGGCGATCTGCCTCCTGCTCGTCGTTGGAGCCGCCGGTAAGTCCGCCCAGATTCCTCTTTACGTCTGGCTGCCGGACGCGATGGAAGGTCCCACGCCCGTCTCCGCGCTCATCCACGCTGCGACCATGGTTACGGCCGGGATCTACATGGTCGCGCGCTGCCATGTGCTGTTCAATCTTTCTCCAGTGGCACTCACCGTCGTAGCCTGCATCGGCGCGGCCACCGCGATCTTCGCGGCGCTGATCGGTCTGGTGCAGACGGACATCAAGCGCGTCCTCGCCTACTCGACCGTCTCGCAGCTCGGCTACATGTTTCTGGCCTGCGGCGTTGGAGCGTACTCGGCCGCTATCTTCCACCTGATGACCCATGCCTTCTTCAAGGCGCTGCTCTTCCTCGCTGCGGGTTCGGTGATCCACGCGCTAAACGGCGAGCAGGATATGAACAAGATGGGCGCGCTCCGCAAGCGCATCCCCGTCACGTTTTATACGATGACGGCGGGAGTTATCGCCATCGCGGGAATCTGGCCCTTCGCTGGTTTTTACTCCAAGGACGAGATTCTCTATCAGGCCTTCACTTCTACGAACCCTGTTGGCAAACTTGTCTGGGCAGTCGGCCTCGTTACGGCGGGTCTCACTTCGTTCTACATGTTCCGTCTCTGGTTCAAGACCTTCTGGGGCGAGTCACACGTTGAGGAACATGGCTCGCTCGAGCACCACGGTGCCGCCGTCCATGCTCACTCTGACACCAAGCTGGTAATAGAGGCCAGCCATGATGACCACAGTCACTCGCATGGCGTTCACGAGTCGCCATGGATCATGCTATTCCCTCTTGTCATTCTCGCGATCCTCTCGTTCATTGGTGGCTGGGTCGGCAACCCGGAGGCCTTTGGTGGTCATGACGAGATCGGCCACTTCCTCGCGCCTGTACTTACTTCGGGTATCGCAGAGAGTGTCGAAGGCAGTCATAGTACGGAATGGATTCTGGCGGGGATATCTCTCGCGACCGCCTTCCTTGGTTTCCTCGTAGCCTACTTCCTCTACATCGTGAAGCCGGGAACCTCCACCAAGCTCGCCACCAGCTTCAAGCCCGTCTACACTCTGCTCGAGAACAAGTTCTACGTCGACGAGATCTACGCCTTGGTTATCGTCACACCGCTCATGGTCTTCTCGCGCCTCTTTCTCGCCGGTCTCGTCGATGGTGGCGTTGCCAGTGGAGTTCCCTCCGCCACCGCAGCCGGAGTTCGCGGTCTTGGCAGCCTGACCCGCAAGATACAGTCGGGAAACATTCGCTCCTACGCCGGATGGCTCGCGCTTGGCGCGGCCGCCGTGCTCGTCTTCATGATCTTTATCCACGTTCGGTAA
- a CDS encoding NADH-quinone oxidoreductase subunit NuoE family protein, whose amino-acid sequence MSTIANTIFSPETAARFDKLVTIYPVRRSALVPMLLYAQDDLGYVTDAAIAEIAERIGILELDVRNVLSYYSMLRTKPAGKYNVQVCTNISCMLRGGYEILDHCKHKLGIGHKEVTPDGVFSLEEVECIGACCWAPAMQINYDFHDDLTPEKVDVLFQMYKDGQGKDVK is encoded by the coding sequence GTGAGCACAATCGCCAACACGATCTTCTCGCCAGAGACGGCGGCACGCTTCGACAAACTCGTCACCATCTATCCGGTGCGCCGTTCCGCGCTCGTGCCCATGCTGCTGTACGCGCAGGACGACCTGGGCTACGTCACCGACGCCGCTATCGCCGAGATCGCCGAGCGCATCGGCATCCTCGAGCTCGACGTGCGCAACGTGCTCAGCTACTACTCCATGCTGCGCACCAAGCCAGCGGGAAAGTACAACGTCCAGGTCTGCACGAACATCTCCTGCATGCTGCGCGGCGGGTACGAGATCCTCGACCACTGCAAGCACAAGCTCGGCATCGGCCACAAAGAGGTCACGCCGGACGGCGTCTTTTCGCTGGAAGAGGTCGAGTGCATCGGCGCCTGCTGCTGGGCTCCGGCCATGCAGATCAACTATGACTTCCACGACGATCTGACTCCCGAGAAGGTCGACGTTCTCTTTCAGATGTATAAGGACGGCCAGGGAAAGGACGTGAAGTAG
- a CDS encoding NADH-quinone oxidoreductase subunit J family protein, protein MELALFIIFGLIAVAGALNFLFQRHPINSALSLIAVMMSLAVLYWSLGAEFLAAAQVIVYSGAIMVLFVFVIMLLNAGEEERTSGSRMAYIAGFPGALVIFCLLSFVFLTERKALGNANIGGYLNNLTSNISEISTVLFTKLLLPFEVTSVLILVAILGAVVLARKEQ, encoded by the coding sequence ATGGAACTGGCACTCTTCATCATCTTCGGGCTGATCGCGGTCGCGGGGGCGCTCAACTTCCTCTTTCAGCGCCACCCCATCAACAGCGCGCTCTCGCTGATCGCCGTGATGATGTCGCTGGCCGTTCTCTACTGGTCGCTTGGGGCGGAGTTCCTCGCCGCCGCACAGGTCATCGTCTACTCGGGCGCCATCATGGTGCTCTTCGTCTTCGTCATCATGCTGCTGAATGCGGGCGAAGAAGAACGCACCAGCGGCAGCCGCATGGCGTACATCGCCGGCTTTCCCGGAGCTCTGGTTATCTTCTGCCTGCTCTCCTTCGTCTTTTTGACGGAACGCAAGGCGCTTGGTAACGCCAACATCGGTGGCTATCTGAACAACCTCACCTCGAACATCTCGGAGATCAGCACGGTTCTGTTTACGAAGCTGCTGCTTCCCTTCGAGGTCACCTCGGTCCTTATTCTCGTCGCAATCCTCGGCGCGGTCGTTCTCGCACGGAAGGAGCAGTAG
- a CDS encoding molybdopterin-dependent oxidoreductase, translating to MPDVTFTVDGNKLTAPAGTLLIEACKSAGIEIPAFCYYPGLSLQAACRMCVVRIEKMPKLQTACTTPVAEGMVVQTETPEIAQARKATLQLLLGNHPLDCPVCDAGGECELQDMTFKYGAADSFYAEPKNHREEQKWSPVVYFDRPRCILCYRCVRMCGEGMDVFALGIQNRGSSSVIAPNVPAQMSPDDLPHVDCEQCGMCIDACPVGALTSGTYRYKTRPWEMNHVATVCTHCGDGCKTTLGVRSTSDGAEIVRGDNRDKSGINGDFLCNKGRYAFDFANSPDRITQPLVRNSSGVLLPVSWEQALEHVGKKLRELRDTRGGKSIGVVGGNRLTNEEAYLLQKFARTVLQTNNIDHHRTADYVTFAQALAGTTGKAASQRDVEKAPAIFLIGGDPTNQNPLTAWNLRSNVRLNKARIYIANTEGIKLRRNAKAFLHVAPFGYSALASFIAGDDSVVDSLKQPGTDSQALFDFRAALRAEQEVVVLIGSELRGGDLKQLLDFGKTLPGRKFALLSDYVNSRGAADMGLLPDMLPGYTPITAGSNLAAEYNIATEPGLDMLEIFDAAGRGDLSALYVVGANPVARYGVDPIALKNTFVVVQEMFLTETAALADVILPAANLYEKSGSVTNSYGDLQQVNKAGDRAGVRTDFEMIVRIADKMGANMRALVPFGKGLRADMGQTRGAQSGEADRHAVWLTANNLEPRLSPFDPMAILDEINRLVPGYSLLRLQLLSGNDQHLSPAAPSDLVQITNRRDLVLPANDGLFTSGTLGRYSAMLADLQQNAASRTAAAEQTAAD from the coding sequence ATGCCAGACGTAACCTTTACCGTTGACGGAAACAAGCTCACCGCCCCCGCGGGCACTCTACTAATCGAGGCCTGCAAGTCCGCCGGCATCGAGATCCCCGCGTTCTGCTACTACCCGGGGCTCTCGCTGCAGGCCGCCTGCCGCATGTGCGTCGTACGTATCGAGAAGATGCCGAAGCTGCAGACCGCCTGCACCACGCCGGTCGCCGAAGGCATGGTCGTACAGACCGAGACTCCGGAGATCGCGCAGGCCCGCAAGGCCACGCTGCAACTGCTGCTCGGCAACCATCCGCTCGATTGCCCCGTCTGCGACGCCGGTGGCGAGTGCGAACTGCAGGACATGACCTTCAAGTACGGCGCGGCGGACAGCTTCTACGCGGAGCCGAAGAACCACCGCGAAGAGCAGAAGTGGTCGCCCGTCGTCTACTTCGACCGGCCGCGCTGCATCCTCTGCTACCGCTGCGTGCGGATGTGCGGCGAAGGCATGGACGTCTTCGCGCTTGGCATCCAGAATCGTGGCAGCTCTTCCGTCATCGCTCCGAACGTTCCCGCGCAGATGTCTCCTGACGATCTGCCGCACGTCGACTGCGAGCAGTGCGGCATGTGCATCGACGCCTGCCCCGTGGGCGCGCTCACCTCCGGCACGTATCGCTATAAGACTCGCCCGTGGGAGATGAACCACGTCGCCACCGTCTGCACGCACTGCGGCGATGGCTGCAAGACGACTCTCGGCGTGCGCTCGACTTCCGATGGAGCCGAGATCGTGCGCGGCGACAACCGCGACAAGAGCGGCATCAACGGCGACTTCCTCTGCAACAAGGGCCGCTACGCCTTCGACTTCGCCAACTCGCCCGACCGCATCACGCAGCCCTTGGTGCGGAACTCAAGCGGCGTACTGCTGCCCGTCTCGTGGGAGCAGGCGCTCGAACACGTCGGCAAGAAGCTTCGCGAACTGCGCGACACGCGCGGCGGCAAGAGCATCGGCGTGGTCGGCGGCAACCGCCTCACCAACGAAGAGGCCTACCTGCTGCAGAAGTTTGCACGCACGGTCCTGCAAACGAACAACATCGACCACCACCGGACTGCGGACTACGTCACCTTCGCGCAGGCGCTTGCCGGAACCACTGGCAAGGCCGCCTCGCAGCGCGATGTTGAGAAGGCACCAGCGATCTTCCTCATCGGGGGCGACCCGACCAACCAGAATCCGCTGACCGCGTGGAACCTGCGCTCGAATGTCCGCCTGAACAAGGCTCGCATCTACATCGCGAACACGGAAGGGATCAAGCTCCGCCGCAACGCGAAGGCTTTCCTGCACGTCGCTCCGTTTGGATATAGCGCGTTGGCCAGCTTCATCGCGGGAGACGACTCGGTGGTTGACTCGCTGAAGCAGCCGGGCACCGACTCCCAGGCGCTCTTTGACTTCCGCGCTGCACTTCGCGCCGAACAAGAGGTCGTCGTCCTCATCGGCTCCGAGCTTCGCGGCGGCGATCTGAAGCAGCTTCTCGACTTCGGCAAGACGCTCCCAGGCCGTAAGTTCGCCCTGCTCTCGGACTACGTCAACTCGCGCGGCGCAGCCGATATGGGTCTTTTGCCGGACATGCTGCCGGGCTACACGCCCATCACCGCGGGCAGCAATCTTGCAGCCGAATACAACATTGCCACCGAGCCCGGTCTCGACATGCTCGAGATCTTCGACGCCGCCGGACGTGGTGATCTGTCGGCACTGTACGTTGTTGGAGCGAACCCGGTAGCCCGTTACGGAGTCGACCCCATCGCCCTCAAGAACACCTTCGTCGTCGTGCAGGAGATGTTCCTTACTGAGACCGCCGCGCTCGCCGACGTCATCCTTCCAGCCGCCAATCTCTACGAGAAGTCGGGTTCGGTCACCAACAGCTACGGCGATTTGCAGCAGGTCAATAAGGCTGGCGATCGCGCCGGTGTCCGTACCGACTTCGAGATGATCGTCCGCATCGCCGACAAGATGGGCGCGAACATGCGCGCGCTCGTTCCCTTCGGCAAGGGCCTCCGCGCCGACATGGGACAGACCCGCGGAGCTCAGTCCGGCGAGGCCGACCGCCACGCCGTATGGCTGACTGCGAACAACCTCGAGCCGCGCCTTAGCCCGTTCGATCCGATGGCGATCCTCGACGAGATCAACCGCCTCGTCCCGGGTTACAGCCTGCTGCGGCTGCAACTGCTCTCAGGCAACGACCAGCACCTATCGCCCGCCGCACCCAGCGACCTCGTCCAGATCACCAACCGCCGCGACCTCGTGCTTCCCGCGAACGATGGTCTGTTCACTTCCGGTACACTGGGCCGCTACTCCGCCATGCTTGCCGACCTGCAGCAGAACGCAGCGAGCCGAACCGCCGCCGCCGAACAGACCGCAGCCGACTGA
- the nuoH gene encoding NADH-quinone oxidoreductase subunit NuoH: MTHLLDSLSEFQIFLLLTIVKVLVVLVITLTAVAYTVLLERKVIGRMQNRWGPSRVGPFGLLQPLADGIKLFLKEDLTPLATEKPLFLAAPIIALTCALISVAVVPFGALTRIRGVDLFQIADVNVGLLVILGITSIGVYGIALSGWASNNKFALLGSLRATAQVISYELALGLSLVGVVLRAGSLRLRDIVDVQTTHGMASWNIFGGFQFVAFFIYLMAAYAETNRSPFDLPEAESELVAGYHTEYSSMKFAMFFMAEYANMITVSCVATLLFFGGASSPLGHLLPDDFGGPILSAIFPILWFVAKIFSFLFLYIWVRSTLPRFRYDQLMDFGWKFLLPVAMANIVATSLVLALRG; the protein is encoded by the coding sequence ATGACGCACCTTCTAGACAGCCTCTCCGAGTTCCAGATCTTCCTCCTGCTCACGATCGTGAAGGTGCTGGTGGTGCTGGTCATTACGCTGACCGCCGTCGCCTACACCGTGCTGTTGGAGCGCAAGGTCATCGGTCGCATGCAGAATCGCTGGGGACCTAGCCGCGTGGGGCCTTTCGGACTGCTGCAGCCGCTTGCCGACGGCATCAAGCTCTTCCTGAAGGAAGATTTGACACCGCTGGCGACCGAGAAGCCGCTCTTTCTCGCCGCGCCGATCATTGCGCTCACCTGCGCGCTCATCTCGGTCGCGGTCGTTCCGTTCGGTGCTCTCACCCGCATAAGGGGCGTAGATCTTTTTCAGATCGCCGATGTCAACGTGGGCCTGCTGGTCATCCTCGGCATCACCTCGATCGGCGTCTACGGCATCGCGCTCTCTGGCTGGGCCTCGAACAACAAATTCGCTCTGCTCGGCTCGCTCCGAGCAACCGCGCAGGTCATCAGCTACGAGCTCGCGCTTGGCCTCTCGCTGGTCGGTGTCGTCCTTCGAGCCGGATCGCTTCGCCTTCGTGACATCGTGGACGTCCAGACGACGCACGGCATGGCCTCCTGGAATATCTTTGGCGGATTCCAGTTCGTCGCCTTCTTCATCTACCTGATGGCCGCCTATGCCGAGACCAACCGCTCGCCCTTCGACCTTCCAGAAGCCGAATCCGAGCTCGTCGCCGGGTATCACACCGAGTACAGCTCCATGAAGTTCGCCATGTTCTTCATGGCCGAATACGCCAACATGATCACCGTAAGCTGCGTCGCCACGCTGCTCTTCTTCGGCGGAGCGTCCAGCCCACTTGGCCATCTGCTTCCCGACGACTTCGGCGGCCCGATCCTCTCAGCGATCTTCCCGATCCTCTGGTTCGTCGCCAAGATCTTCTCGTTCCTCTTTCTCTACATCTGGGTCCGTTCCACGCTTCCGCGCTTCCGTTACGACCAGCTTATGGACTTTGGCTGGAAGTTCCTTCTTCCCGTCGCCATGGCCAACATCGTTGCCACCAGCCTGGTATTAGCGCTGCGCGGTTAA
- the nuoF gene encoding NADH-quinone oxidoreductase subunit NuoF: protein MPSLVSHPDEVKVLSRRFGQGATDIEKYIELDGYKAVQNAIAQGPEWIINVMKASGMRGRGGAGFPTGLKWSFVPKQSEKPKYVLVNGDESEPGTCKDHVIFLHDPHAVIEGTMIAGLAIGSKLGFIYLRGEYRYLLKIVEKAVADAYAKGFLGKNIFGTGVDFDIITQTGAGAYEVGEESALMESLEGKRGVPRIKPPFPAVVGLYGGPTVINNAETIAAVPHILLMGGEEFAKLGSERNGGTRLFGISGHVERPGVYELPMGYSLRKAIYDVAGGVKGGKKLKAVVPGGSSCPVLTADEIDVGLDFDQMGKAGTMLGSGGIVVLDETVSIVEFALRTINFYQHESCGWCIPCREGTDWIKKTLTRVHAGGGSRKDVDNVQYLAENMLGRTFCPLGDAAAMPTLGFVKKFRKEFEDYIDGKKAGVPIITIDQLVGAH from the coding sequence ATGCCATCGCTCGTCTCGCACCCCGATGAAGTAAAGGTCCTATCGCGCCGGTTCGGCCAGGGCGCAACCGATATTGAGAAGTACATCGAGCTCGACGGCTACAAGGCCGTGCAGAACGCCATCGCGCAAGGTCCGGAGTGGATCATCAACGTGATGAAGGCCTCCGGCATGCGCGGCCGCGGTGGCGCGGGCTTCCCTACTGGTCTCAAGTGGTCGTTTGTTCCAAAGCAGTCCGAGAAGCCAAAGTACGTGCTGGTGAATGGCGACGAGTCCGAGCCCGGCACCTGCAAGGACCACGTCATCTTCCTGCACGATCCGCACGCGGTCATCGAAGGCACGATGATCGCCGGTCTCGCCATCGGATCGAAGCTCGGCTTCATCTACCTGCGCGGCGAGTACCGCTACCTGCTGAAGATCGTCGAGAAGGCCGTCGCGGACGCCTACGCCAAGGGCTTTCTAGGCAAGAACATCTTCGGCACCGGCGTGGACTTCGACATCATCACGCAGACCGGAGCGGGAGCGTATGAGGTCGGCGAAGAGTCGGCGCTGATGGAGTCACTCGAGGGCAAGCGCGGCGTGCCTCGCATCAAGCCTCCCTTCCCTGCTGTCGTCGGCCTCTATGGCGGCCCCACCGTCATCAACAACGCAGAGACCATCGCCGCTGTTCCGCACATTCTTCTGATGGGCGGCGAAGAGTTCGCTAAGCTGGGCTCCGAACGCAACGGCGGAACGCGCCTCTTCGGCATATCCGGCCATGTAGAACGCCCTGGCGTGTATGAACTCCCCATGGGCTACAGCCTGCGCAAGGCGATCTACGACGTGGCGGGCGGCGTGAAGGGCGGCAAGAAGCTGAAAGCCGTCGTGCCCGGCGGATCGTCCTGCCCGGTGCTGACCGCAGACGAAATCGACGTAGGCCTCGACTTCGACCAGATGGGCAAGGCCGGAACTATGCTCGGTTCAGGCGGCATCGTCGTGCTCGACGAGACTGTCTCGATCGTAGAGTTCGCGCTGCGCACCATCAACTTCTACCAGCACGAGAGCTGCGGCTGGTGCATCCCCTGCCGCGAGGGCACGGACTGGATCAAGAAGACGCTGACGCGGGTTCATGCGGGCGGCGGATCGAGGAAGGACGTCGACAACGTGCAGTATCTCGCCGAAAACATGCTGGGCCGCACCTTCTGCCCACTTGGCGACGCAGCGGCGATGCCGACGCTCGGATTCGTGAAGAAGTTCCGCAAAGAGTTTGAAGATTACATTGACGGCAAGAAGGCTGGAGTACCGATTATCACCATCGATCAATTAGTCGGAGCACATTGA
- a CDS encoding type II toxin-antitoxin system HicB family antitoxin, with amino-acid sequence MTRQYPVIYEWSGKNFAGFAPDIPGCMATAKTLTKIRLALKGALESHLQWMQDDGDPIPEASSETTVDMSDDPEFPNPPGYYVVVEKVDLQLPRKRRTTARKGLSREAVLA; translated from the coding sequence ATGACGAGACAATATCCGGTGATCTACGAGTGGTCCGGCAAGAACTTCGCGGGCTTTGCGCCGGATATTCCGGGATGCATGGCGACGGCGAAGACCCTCACCAAGATTCGCTTGGCGTTGAAAGGCGCGCTCGAATCTCACCTGCAATGGATGCAGGATGACGGCGATCCGATCCCCGAAGCTTCTTCAGAGACGACCGTAGATATGAGCGACGATCCGGAGTTTCCAAATCCTCCCGGGTATTACGTCGTCGTAGAAAAAGTAGATTTGCAGCTCCCACGAAAGAGACGCACCACCGCCCGCAAGGGCCTTTCACGCGAGGCTGTGCTCGCCTAA
- the nuoK gene encoding NADH-quinone oxidoreductase subunit NuoK, producing the protein MVPISWYLILAAILFSTGVASFLIKRNVVTIFMSIELMLNAVNLTFVAFAHMWHQVNGQIFVFFVMVVAAAEAAVGLAIIIAIFRTRSTLNVDQINLMKS; encoded by the coding sequence ATGGTTCCCATCTCCTGGTACCTGATCCTCGCCGCGATCCTGTTCTCGACCGGCGTGGCTTCGTTCCTGATCAAGCGCAACGTCGTCACCATCTTCATGTCGATCGAGCTTATGCTCAACGCCGTGAACCTGACCTTTGTCGCCTTCGCCCATATGTGGCACCAGGTGAACGGCCAGATCTTCGTCTTCTTCGTCATGGTCGTCGCAGCGGCAGAGGCCGCGGTCGGCCTCGCCATCATCATCGCCATCTTCCGCACCCGCAGCACGTTGAACGTGGATCAGATCAACCTGATGAAGTCGTAA
- a CDS encoding complex I subunit 4 family protein: MNLDHSILSIITFVPLVGAVVLALLPDKGKTMQWGALAVSLVTFLCTLHLPAHYNYAAHGYQFEQNCSWISNPAIRYHLGVDGLSLWLIVLTGFLAPLGVLISWNAIPKRKKTFYILFLLQQTAMFGVFVALDLFLYYAYWELTLVPMTILIATFGRTEKRRAAAIKYFLYAFIPSAILLVAVLWLYVQTGTFDVPTLTHLAAVHGISANSPALWLASLAFLFAFAVKVPIFPLHGWLSDAVAEAPTAAVMVLVGKLGLYSILRFSFGIFPDESHRIAPLLIALAAIGIVYGALIALVQKDLKRLAAYGTLGHVSVAVLGIFTFTIAGLDGGIYQTLNEGLGGAAFFMLLGLLYERYQTYDMRGYGGLAAKFPWMVTLFVITTLSVIGLPMLNGFVGEFLVFSGSMQWSLLHGSSFWWTALSTSGVILTAAYMLWMIQRVFYGDLGIKSETVTGWDIDAREHIALWPLMAVFLVMGLASPYWTRAIDTFAVTNQQPAVTSPATPADTASRPGAFADPTLSSAALGKPAPETNKGARY, from the coding sequence ATGAATCTAGACCACTCCATCCTTTCGATCATCACCTTCGTCCCACTCGTGGGCGCGGTCGTTCTCGCGCTGCTGCCGGACAAAGGCAAGACGATGCAGTGGGGCGCGCTCGCCGTCAGCCTCGTCACCTTCCTCTGTACCCTGCATCTGCCCGCACACTATAACTACGCCGCGCACGGCTACCAGTTCGAGCAGAATTGCTCCTGGATCTCGAACCCCGCCATCCGCTACCACCTCGGCGTCGATGGACTCTCGCTCTGGCTCATCGTGCTCACCGGCTTTCTCGCGCCTCTTGGCGTGCTCATCAGCTGGAACGCGATCCCCAAGCGCAAGAAGACCTTCTACATCCTCTTCCTGCTGCAGCAGACGGCAATGTTCGGTGTCTTCGTCGCTCTCGACCTCTTCCTCTACTACGCATACTGGGAGCTCACGCTGGTTCCCATGACCATCCTGATCGCCACCTTCGGCCGCACCGAAAAGCGTCGCGCAGCAGCGATCAAGTACTTCCTCTACGCCTTCATCCCCTCGGCCATCCTGCTCGTCGCCGTCCTCTGGCTTTATGTGCAGACGGGCACCTTCGACGTGCCTACACTGACGCATCTCGCAGCGGTCCACGGCATCTCGGCCAATTCCCCGGCCCTCTGGCTCGCATCCCTAGCCTTTCTGTTCGCCTTCGCTGTGAAGGTGCCGATCTTCCCGCTGCACGGCTGGCTTTCTGATGCCGTCGCCGAAGCTCCTACCGCCGCTGTCATGGTGCTGGTCGGCAAGCTAGGCCTTTACTCCATCCTGCGCTTCAGCTTCGGCATCTTCCCGGACGAAAGCCACCGCATCGCTCCGCTGCTGATTGCGCTCGCCGCCATCGGCATCGTCTACGGCGCGCTCATCGCGCTTGTTCAGAAAGACCTGAAACGCCTAGCCGCCTACGGCACGCTCGGCCACGTCAGCGTCGCGGTGCTGGGCATCTTCACCTTCACCATCGCCGGCCTCGACGGCGGCATCTACCAGACCCTCAACGAGGGTCTCGGCGGCGCGGCCTTCTTCATGCTGCTCGGCCTGCTCTACGAGCGCTACCAGACCTACGACATGCGCGGGTACGGCGGTCTGGCCGCGAAGTTCCCGTGGATGGTGACCCTCTTCGTCATCACCACGCTCTCGGTCATCGGCCTGCCCATGCTGAACGGCTTCGTCGGCGAGTTCCTTGTCTTCTCTGGCTCGATGCAGTGGTCGCTGCTGCACGGCAGCAGCTTCTGGTGGACGGCCCTCTCGACATCGGGCGTCATCCTTACCGCTGCCTACATGCTCTGGATGATCCAGCGCGTCTTCTACGGCGACCTCGGCATCAAGAGCGAGACCGTCACCGGATGGGACATCGATGCGCGCGAGCACATCGCTCTCTGGCCGCTCATGGCCGTCTTCCTTGTAATGGGATTGGCATCGCCCTACTGGACACGCGCAATTGATACCTTCGCGGTTACAAATCAACAACCGGCAGTCACATCGCCCGCCACCCCAGCCGATACCGCATCCCGGCCCGGCGCGTTTGCCGACCCAACACTATCCTCTGCCGCGCTCGGCAAACCCGCTCCAGAAACAAACAAGGGAGCCCGCTACTAA
- a CDS encoding transcriptional regulator, whose amino-acid sequence MESNLHTELWTSFASQIRSYGAAHGLNSQHQAVVEVGSDVILLRVGTRWLRFTPSEMTEDNNRVHLFHLNEDGTVTVGDVTEDMDFTAERLTRELMQ is encoded by the coding sequence ATGGAATCTAACCTTCACACCGAACTCTGGACCTCCTTCGCTTCGCAGATTCGCAGTTACGGCGCGGCACACGGGCTCAACAGTCAGCACCAGGCAGTTGTAGAAGTAGGCAGTGACGTAATTCTCCTTCGTGTCGGAACCCGCTGGCTCCGCTTCACTCCCAGCGAGATGACCGAAGACAACAACCGCGTGCACCTTTTCCACCTGAACGAAGATGGAACCGTGACCGTCGGAGATGTAACCGAAGATATGGACTTTACCGCCGAAAGGCTGACGCGGGAGCTAATGCAGTGA